In a single window of the Botrytis cinerea B05.10 chromosome 10, complete sequence genome:
- the Bctma19 gene encoding Bctma19 — MIIFKDVITGDEIISDSYDLKEVDGIVYEVDCSMITVGAVQVDTGANASAEEAEEGTEDAEQKVNNVVNSFRLNSTSFDKKSYLVHLKGYMKTVKKHLEESGASAEEVTKFEKGAAAYAKKIVGGFKDYDFFVGESMDPDGMVVLMNYREDGVTPYITVWKHGLKEMKV, encoded by the exons ATGATTATCTTTAAA GATGTTATCACTGGAGATGAGATCATCTCCGACTCTTACGACTTGAAGGAGGTTGATGGTATCGTCTATGAGGTCGACTGCAGCATGATCACTGTTGGCGCTGTCCAGGTTG ATACTGGTGCCAACGCTTCTGCTGAAGAAGCTGAGGAGGGTACTGAAGATGCAGAGCAAAAGGTCAACAATGTCGTTAACTCTTTCCGTCTCAACTCTACCTCTTTCGATAAGAAATCCTACCTTGTCCATCTCAAAG GTTACATGAAGACTGTTAAGAAGCACTTGGAGGAGTCAGGTGCTTCTGCGGAGGAAGTTACCAAATTCGAGAAGGGTGCCGCCGCATACgcaaagaagattgttggAGGTTTCAAGGATTACGACTTCTTTGTTGGTGAATCTATGGACCCCGATGGAAT GGTCGTTCTCATGAACTACCGTGAGGACGGTGTTACTCCATACATCACTGTCTGGAAGCACGGTCTCAAGGAGATGAAGGTTTAA